The DNA sequence GCAGTATTTGCCACCTTTTCAGCCTACTCGGATTGTCATTGGTGTTTGGTTGTATGaataaatttttgtggcctgtcagggatgtcttgtttggcaaTGAATGTATTAATTGATTTTTTTCTTACAACATAATAATTAGGCATctgagtttttgtcgcatggtaagactaatagcaagctatggagtcgacatttgccataaatgtaaactcttattcatactcatactcatgattaattttatttaatatgagaacagattactaaatagttactacgtatataagtttaatttattaaacctcatttgttgcaataaatgtatgtttcaattgggcgagttgtacttcacaactcaagcacactatagcagatttttcatagtcatattgtaaatcgttgtatggctctatccatgccaaaattgcagctatttctgggttaggcataataattaattatggaatattcctcaacgtatttaccacatacagatataaataactactacgtttgcaatcaccagtgattgacacatgacaaatactaatcaattttatcagcggtcagtacctacatgacattaggtctttcgcagcgatgtagtttgtatagttgtatgttaaaatagttgaagttatgaattcataatgtaatagaaaaatatttttttatataattcgactaagataatatacacgaccgacagctctaaaggcattttaagataaattaaataaatgagtatgagtatgaataagagtttacatttatggcaaatgtcggctccatagcttgctattagtcttaccatgcgacaaaaactccgatgcctgataATAATAGGTTAACACTAAAAAAGtaagttaaatattaatttacctgCATTTTGTTGTATTTTATGTGCAAGTGTTACAACAGGTTTAGCTATCTTGTAAAAGAGACATGTCACCATAAGCAGAATATACATTAACTTGTATCCACTAAAGTATTTTCCTACAAGGAAAATCATACCCAAGATTATGTTCATCATCAAGAAAGCCTGAAAcaataaatgtaaaattaaataacctgatcagagggcctaccatgAACActgaagtttgcaaattgcgggcatctttctctgtcactcaaattatgccttaatgggagtaaacaAGTAAAATGCCCCCAATTTTCAAACTTCAGTGTTTGTAGTCTGCCCTCAGAAATGAAGAATCATATTCTGTAAACTTATGTTCCAAATAGTTTACCTTAGTGTGATTAGTTTCTCTTAAATAGACATATTCACACCAACGCATTTTCATCCACTGCTTTAAATAAGCTGCAGCAGAGCTAAGCTTAGTTCCGTTGTGGCTAGCAAGCTTCTTTAAACAAGTTGTTCTGTGCTTGTATTTCAACCAAGATTCAAAACCATCCAGGGCAACTATTACAGTAGTTAGATAAAAAACGAACTCCATGAAATTTACTTCTAAATGAAGGCATATGCTGaaacaaaaaagtaataaaagaaCAGTTTTTCTCCTTGCATATTCATATGAAATAATATGAATGTATATTCTTCACTTAAACTTATTTAACAACCTTTTAATACCAATAcactaagttatttttaaatttaattacgttacgttttaaaaaagcatactCTAAAAATATGACGTCACAATAAACTTATAATTTACTAAAGtgcgcattttattttattccataACACAATAAACAAGCATGAAACACAAGTCTTCTTACTTTCGTGTTGACgcaattatacacctaaactaaAACCTATATTATCTACATGTatacttacaaataaataatgttgagaatgaaaataaatataagagaTAACCACATATTCTTCCAAAATAAAACATCTTCAAGAACCCCCACAAACGCTGCCAATAACAAAGACGATTGCCAATTCttattttcggatttttttaCGAGGGACCCCCATTTAAAAGCTTTTTTAATATTCGCCAACATAGAATGTATTTTTACGCAATTTTGTATTTCAGAAAGCCAAAAACTATTTTCTCTTGAAATATTCAGTGTGGTTCTGTCATTGGTTCTGTCATatcattgtttatttttttcagtaGTCTTCACAGATTATGTAATACTGCATATGTAACTGAATAATTTAACAGGTGCACCAACCTACAGATCCTTTGGCACCTTGCACCATCGTCGCACGATTCTTAATCTGTATGTGGCCATAAATAGAACTGTCAGTGAAGcgagttttaagtttatttatttataatgaaatCTTGAGCAAAATtagtaaaagtttttatttatattcatgcATTTAATGTGAGTACAAGTAGTAaagtaattatatttacaaCAAAATGTCGACGAACATTTTTGAGAAATGTTCAAACAAAGAAGGATCTCGTCCGTACAAATGTCGCGATTACGCtaataaaatttcattaaatttGAGCAATTTCCAAAGAGACGGCAGATTTTGTGACATAGATTTAATATCAGGCAAAACCAGGGTTAAGGTACAGTACACTGAAATATTTTCATAGTATACATTTAATTAGAATGAGTTAATTGCTTATTAACTGTTTAATTATTACAGCTGCTGGTTGCCATCAACTGCAACAAAATGCTTGTAATAACTttcttaaaataagaaaatattatattctgttgtagcattttatttcgtacgtaggtaattttttaaactaatatttaaaaaaatattttccttgTAGGCTCACCGGGTGGTACTTGCAGCCAGCTGTGCGTACTTTGATGCTATGTTTAATGTGGGCTTGGAGGAGAGTCAAAAACGACATGTAGCTCTACCCAGTGTGCCTCCAGAAATTCTTCCAATtattattgactttatttatacaggtaaataaataatataattttacagtTACAGGTTGATTCATAATAATTTTGTGCCAGCCTTTATCAATTAATCTATATAAATTGGTTATGGTTAACCGTTATACATATAAGCAAGTCCTGAAAAAGCTCCGGATAATAATATTTTGCTTTTGTACAGGTGAAGTTGTAATAGACAAAGCTACAGTGCAGCATTTATTGATAGCAGCAGACATGCTACAACTGAGAGAACTGGTCACGGGCTGTGGTGAATTTCTAAGAAGAGAACTGCACCCTTCAAATGCTTTGGGGATCTTTAGGTATCCACTTACATTGTTAAGATGATAttataaagccccgtctccatatagcgcggcaagctatcgaacattggctcgcgaggcagccgcgcgcaatcgaTACCGGGCTGGCTCGCGACCCAACTCGATCATTCGCTCGCTCGAACGCGGCTCGCGACGAACCATTCACTGTCGGTGTTTCGGCGCGCGGCAAAGGAATGTTCGCGTGCAGTTGGGACGGATGTGTACATATttcagttggctcgcgagcgcgGCAGCAGACATGGATAATGAAAAGTGtcgtactttaattaaattatacggaACTAAACAGTTTCTATGGAATAGTAAATGTAGTGATTATCGCAACAGATCATTAAGAAGTTATGCAtggaattaatgcttttaaaagttCGTAATCTTCTGATgtcattcttgtgaaattttgtaatgtaacatCAACTTCATATCTCATGTCTTCCATAAGTCTCACACCACAATGTAAGTAGTATTCTATTCATAAACATCTTTTTCATCCACCATCGAACTTTCCGTTTAGGTTTCTTGTGAAtaatatgataaataattataaaagcgGCAGCTGCACGATGACGTACGTCCATGGTTCCCGAGTACAAACTGGTCGATCGTCGGATTCGTCGGATCGCCTGCCGCGCGAGGCCGCCGCGCTATAGTTCAAGATGGCGCCGaacttggctcgcgagccaaaatacaggtttgccgcggtcgaacattgctcgcgcggccgccgcgcgtaATGGAGACGCGGCTTAACTGCATAAGGTCCTGGTATAATCATAGTTGCTATTAAACCTTGAAGTTTACTTTGGAACAAATCCATATCTGTTAGGTACATGAAAGGTCTTTGCCTTTATTCCCTTGTAAATTAAGATTTAAACTTTATAAGTACATTTCAGATTTGCCGAAGCACACAACTGCATGGAACTAGCTCAGGAAGCATTAGAACATGCGCAAGCAAACTGGAATGTTGTAGCCAGCGGAGATGAGTTACTGGACTTGCCGTTATCACAGTTAGTCACCCTACTGTCCTCTGAACAGCTAAAGGTTGAAAGTGAGGCACaggtaaatactaaatacaaaaaccggccaagtgcgagtcggactcgcgttctaagggttccgtccattaagtccaactcccgcttgactgcacatttgcacggacctatgtgcattttttgtcagacatatcctaagaactaaatatgttaattttatcacaattataataactctactggcgaaagtgttcccaacatctttatttatatgaatttaaaagtggaataattactctcttgggtgagacttgaactcacggcgtctggagttcaagtgtcacccaagacagtattttttccaatttttaatttattcttagcataatagcatcggtcgcagacatttctgcttcttaaaaaaataattaaattgtatgtgtatatatatcaagtccagaagtaatttattaatgttatctacaaccagagcccgtaccatgagtcactgacagtgtcaaaactgacatatacgctatccagaacgtaatttactttctataatacatctcgttcgcactaatatgcgagtacgagcgagatgcatagaaagtaaattacgttctcgatggcgtttatgtcagtgccaaactgatggtagccgtacagaagcataacaacttatcagaaatcatctaaacatacttaaaaatcctaaaagctgcttaccgctcttacaatgcaggtacgccgtgagacacaaaacatttttttaagagggttatttaagagggttataaaagaaacatgtttgataagtttactatacttggtcaaccatatcttgacagtagaaaaaggcggcaaatttgaaaaatgtaggcgcgaagggatatcgtcccatagacaatttgaatttcgcgcctttttttactgacaagatttggttgaccagctatatatagtaGGATAAAATCcccatacttttaattctgtagaggagtttcgtaaaaaaaagtgtaaagattttttatgaattatgaatttctcgtattttttgtatgggtgagtgaaaattttgtcacagaaatgaattccttatcctcgaattacacgaaaaagacaccaaacttgatatagttgctagatgtatgcagatataaaatttagagtgaggcgcgccggaggcatttCCCCCCATTTTTGAGTTattcacaatgagctctttcatttgaattgtaacaagatatagtttgaaaaactttattttttaagtttcccatttacaccccaaaagtggctcccatgtttaaaattaatttgtttgcgttacatggccgtctttgagtcacaaacttgcatatgtgtaccaattttcaccttaattggtccagtagtttcggagaaaacatttaaaaaaacccgtaggggtagggtcaaagactaagtaattaagtacgactcacgcttgactgcacatttctaataggttttcctgtcatctataggtaaagaactattttgtgtatttttttcaaaattttagacccaatagtttcggagataaggggggggggggggggggaatggtcattttttgcctattttcttgaataaccgctaaactatttattttaaaattataaaaaatatatatttgagattctaacaatgagccctttcatttgatatgtaacacgatatagttagaaaaactttattttttaattttctcatttaccccccaaaaatggcctccatatttaaaattcatttatttacgttacacgtccatctttgggtcacaaacttacatatgtgtaccaaatttcaacttaattggtccagtagtttcggagaaaataggctgtgacagacggacggacggacagacagacagacagacagacagacgagtgatcctattagggttccgttttttccttttgaggtacggaaccctaaaaatacaataattaataaataccttaaaacgaaTCCACATATAATAATCCATTCACATAATAAGCCTCAACTATAATCtatcattatataaataaacaatgcaatcaaaataaaacaaaattcaccagtcaaatacttaataaataaaagaaaatgttaaaaataaatttaaaataaaataacccaCCCTGCATCATCCTCAACTCAAATATCCCCATTATTGCCGTGGTATTTTAATGTATCAGAATTTAAGAATTCAGAGAAAAACATTGACGTTTAATGACTCATTATGATAACCTACTAAAAAACCACATTAGCTGTCAACTTTAGTTTTCAACCACTCTATTCTCGCATGTACTAATTATATAAGTAGTTACGTAAATTGAATGTGAAACTCTCTTAGGCTTTCCAAACATTATGACATGATCATAGCCTTAAATGAAGAGCATTATTacctactagcttctgcccgcgacttcgtctgcgtggaataatgatgatgatgatacatcCTTCCCTTGGGTTCAAACTATCTCAATACCATATTTATCTAATTTGGTCCATCTGTTTCCgcttgaagaggtaacagacagacagggttATTTTTGCATTTATAACATTATCTATAGAAGGTTTTATTGGTTTTGTTACTTTGGTTTGCCGcccttccacttgtattatctacccctttgcctatgtattataatttatataaatgtgTTAAAGTTGTATGGAAGGGATTAGCTatgttgtattgtaatgtaatgttacaTGCTGTTTTACTCAACTAATTTATCTATACAGGTACTGTATCCAGCATTAAGATGGCTGGAACACGACCCCGCCTGCCGGCGCCGCCATTGTTTCGAAGTCCTCAGCCACATCCGCCTTCCGCTTATAGCTCCCCAAAT is a window from the Cydia amplana chromosome 6, ilCydAmpl1.1, whole genome shotgun sequence genome containing:
- the LOC134648842 gene encoding uncharacterized protein LOC134648842; protein product: MLANIKKAFKWGSLVKKSENKNWQSSLLLAAFVGVLEDVLFWKNMWLSLIFIFILNIIYFICLHLEVNFMEFVFYLTTVIVALDGFESWLKYKHRTTCLKKLASHNGTKLSSAAAYLKQWMKMRWCEYVYLRETNHTKAFLMMNIILGMIFLVGKYFSGYKLMYILLMVTCLFYKIAKPVVTLAHKIQQNAESDGELEGLIPEITEGDIKILSLEPETKHVVDEKQSLDYWKPEDVPMEDSDSSDHSSSLVTNMSVEKMQEFQKEVDITDSSEDEYIPLVQQKQLPSTLEEVPPSGTWSGAAYNAFFNFAGAVSNMVYASQEEHKMKRMSSADSSDGFEMIDKSDLN